The following DNA comes from Croceicoccus sp. YJ47.
GCGCCAAGCTCCGGCAGTGCGATCAGGCAGCGCACCCCATCCTGCAATGCGTCGAGCCTCACCAGCGGCTCGTCGGACCGCAAGGGCGTGCCGGGCCAAGCGATGTCCTTGGGCCCGATCAGGACTACCACAGTATCCGCCCTCGGTCATCGCAGCCTTGTAGGAGTGCTGACCATCCGTCGTCATAACGTGTGGAGAGCCGTGGCGCTTCAGTGCATTCCTCATGAAATGCAGAGCGGCGGCTTTGTCCCTGGTCTTGGTAACATAGCTTTCAATAACTTCACCCTCGCGATCGACGGCACGCCAGACGTACGTCATCTCGCCATTTATGCGGACGTACATCTCGTCGAAGTGCCAGTGCCGATGACGAAAACCCCGCATTCGGCGATCCGCTAGCGGCGAATGTCCGCTGCGAACATCGGACCAAACCTGTTCCACCAGAGCCGCACCGTCTCGTGGCAGATATCAATGCCACGTTCCGACAGAAGATCTTCGACGACCCGCAAAGACAGCGGGAAACGAACGTCCAGCATCGCCACCCGCCGGATCACCTCCGGCGAAGAATGAACATACCGGAAAGGGTTTGCCGGTTTCC
Coding sequences within:
- a CDS encoding DDE-type integrase/transposase/recombinase, producing the protein MRGFRHRHWHFDEMYVRINGEMTYVWRAVDREGEVIESYVTKTRDKAAALHFMRNALKRHGSPHVMTTDGQHSYKAAMTEGGYCGSPDRAQGHRLARHALAVRRAAGEARRIAGWGALPDRTAGAWRRPHDPLHDCPLFGDALPGTPMDGDYWTPEKDAPRPAFNDWLHAHHGLATLFDLDRLLAHPLPTAATGFRARGATMRLPMRW
- a CDS encoding IS6 family transposase; protein product: MAMLDVRFPLSLRVVEDLLSERGIDICHETVRLWWNRFGPMFAADIRR